GGAGGGAGTTTCCGTCAACTGGGCCCAGCTGAAAGTCCTCGGGTCGGATGGCCATGATGGCGCGGCCAGCCTGGATGGGTTGCTGGGCGGTGATCTGGAACGTGTTTCCGTGCGAGCGGACCGAAGCGATTCCCTGTTGTCCCACAGGGGAGGAAGTCTCCACGGAAAACAGGTTCCGGAAACCCATGAACGAGGCCACGTAGGTGTTGATCGGCCGATTGTATACCTCTTCGGGAGGTCCAACCTGGTCGACTTTGGACCGGCGGAGCACGACAACGCGGTCAGCAAGGGCCAATGCTTCTTCCTGATCGTGAGTGACGTAGATGGTAGTGAGCTTCAGGCTTTGGTGCAGCCGGCGGATTTCGGTGCGCATCTGCAGTCGGAGCTTCGCATCCAGGTTGGACAGCGGCTCATCCATGAGCACCAACCGGGGCCGGAGGACGACGGCGCGGGCAATGGCCACGCGCTGCTGCTGCCCGCCGGAAAGCTGGCCCGGAAGTTTGCTGGCATGTTCCTGCAGGTCAACCATGGTTAACGCCTCATCGACACGCGAGCGTGTCTCCTGCTTGCTGACTCCTCTGACCTTTAGACCGAAGCCGACATTGTCGCGGATGCTCAGATGGGGAAAGAGTGCGTAGTTCTGGAAAACCATGCCAAATTCCCTGCGTTCAGAGGGAAGGGTGTCGATCCGGACGTCATCGGCCCAGATGGCCCCCTCACTCAGCGGCAGGAGCCCTGCCAAACACCCGAGAGCGGTTGACTTGCCACATCCCGACGGGCCCAGAAGGGCGATGAATTCGCCACCTTGGATTGTCAGGTCCAAATGATCCAGCGCCGTTATCTCGCCGAATTTGCGGGTGACGCCTTGAAGGCGGAGCTGCCCTAGCTGAGGTTTGGTAGTGGGGTTGTTCATGTCTGTGTCTCCTTAGGCCTGTTCTTCGCCGGTTACTTCTTCTGCACCTTGGAACCACCGATGTTGCGGTCCCAGAGGTCAAAGGCCGAAACCATGGCATCTGCTTCAAGCGGAATTTCCAGTGGGCGGCTTTCGATGAGTTCGTCGTAGAGCGGGCGGCCAAACTTCTTGATGAGGTCCTGGCTCTCCTGGGGAGCCATGGACAGCGGAACGTTTTTAACTGCGGGGCCGGGGTAGAGGTAGCCGGAGTCGTATGTGTATGCCTGTTGCTTGGGTTCCAAGGCGTATTTCATGAAGTCGAGAACCACCGCCAGACGCTGGCCTTCGATGCCCTTCGGAACTGTCATGAAGTGCCCGTCGCCTACCCAGGTGAAGTTGTCGAATGCGCTGACCTGCATCTCCGCGGGTACCTGGCCAATGGCCCGGGGGTTGATGTCCCAGCCGGTGGTCGTTGGAATCATCCAGCGGTTGCCTTGAGCGAGTTCGGTCATTGTCTGGGCCGTGCCAGTTGGGTAGTAGTCGATGTACTGGTTCAGTTCAGCCAAGTAGGCCCACGTCTTTTCCCACCCGTTGACAGGGTCTTTGGGATCCTTGTCGCCAAGCATGTAGGGAAGTCCCATGAGGAAAGCGCGTCCGATGCCGGAGTTGGCCGGCCGTGCGTAGAAGAACTTGTTGGGGTTGGCCTTGGCCCAGTCGAGGAGTTCCTGCGGGGTCTTGGGCGGATCGGATACCTTTGCCGGGTCGTATTCGAGGAGTGGGCCGCCGGGATAGAAGACGAAGGAAAGGCCCTTGCCGTTCGCCAGTTCCTGGAATTTCGCAACGTTTTCGTCGTAGATCGAGGCTGGGTCGGGGAGCTTGTCCTTCTGCTGGCCTAGCAAGTCGTACCAGACATCCTGCTTCAGGCCCGAGGCCATGCCGTCTGAACCGGTCAGGACCAGATCGATGTCGAGGCGTCCTGCTTTTTGTTGTGCCTGCAGTTTGCCGACAAGTTCGGGGGCGTTGACTTTCTGGAAGGTGAACTCCTTGACCAAATCAGGGTGTTCCTTCTGGTAATTGTCAAAGATTGTCTGGCTGAGTTGAAGGTTTCCCGCGACGTCGACGACGTTGATGGTCAGCGGTTCGGTGGGGAGGGTGACCTCTCCGGCTGCGGCGTTGGCGGTGCTGGGAGGCTTGGGCGCCCCACAGCCGGTGACAAGCACCATGGCAGCCAATGAGATGGCAGTCAGGGTTTTTAAGTACTTCATGTGAGTCTCCGTTGTCTCGTGCCCGTCGCCTTCGGCGGGCGGAAGTTTGTTTTAGGCGCCAGGAGTCGAACTTGTTGGCTGGCGGGGGATCGGGCAGCTGAGATGGTAGCCGCGGCCGGCATAGTCGAAACCTTCGAGCTCGCTGACAGCAACGTCAGAGTGTTGGGCGGCAGCGTAGTAGGCCCGGATTTCCTTGATGAGGCCTGTTTCTTCATCGAAGATGTACCATTCGTCTCCGCGCAGGATTGCTCCCTCCAAGGTCTTATAGTGCGTCCATTCGATGACGGCCTGGTGTGAGTCCGGTGCCACGACCAAACGGTCGATTGTCCACGCAGAACCTTTGGTGGCCACGAACTGAGCCCAGCGTTCGGCTATGAGACGGCCCCCGATCCATGCCCCGCCGTACATGCTCGGTGGAAAATAGTGGACAGCGTCTTGCGTGAAGCATGCGGCCATCTTTTCCACGTTGGCTTCGTTGCACCCATCGAAGTAGGTCCTGATCAAGGCTTCGTACCCGGCAGCGGGGTTAGGGGGTGTCGTGTTCACCTGGAGGCCTTCCATTCCTGATATTCAGCCATGGTTTTTTCGTTGGGTGGGTAGACACCGAGCAGGGACTCGCCATTGTGGACCCGGGTGTGAAGATACGCTTCCCGATGTTCCTGCTCCAGGGCATCTTCAGCAATAACTGCGGCCAGGGCCCGAGGGACAATGATCACGCCGTCAGCATCGCCGACAACCACGTCACCGGGGTAGACCGCGACGCCGGCGCAGCCAACGGGAACCTGAAGGTCCGCTACATGGAAGCTTGTCAGGCGTGTCGTAGCCGTGATGGCCCTCGCGTAGGTGGGGATGTCCAAAGTTTCGAGAACATATCCATCGCGGAAGGCGCCGTCGGTGATGAAGGCCTTAGCTCCCCGGTGCATTGCCCGGGTTACGAGCATGTCCCCTGCAGAGGCTGCACTGATGTCGCTGCGGCTGTCGATGATCATCACATGCCCAGGCTGAAGCTGTTCGACGCCGGCCCACTGTAGGTTGTCCTCGTCGGCCAGTCCTTCAAGGGTATCCAGATCCTCCCGTGCTGGGATGAACCGCATTGTGAACGCTTCACCGGCGAAAGGTTCCTTGACCTGTCCCACAGGAGACACTCCTACCAGGAACTGCTGGCGGAGCCCGTGCTTGAACAGTTGAGTGGCCAACGTTGCCGTGCTGACCTTTGCCAACGTCTCCAGGACCTTCTGGTCCACTCCTTGGGAATCAGTACTCAATTCATGCTCCTAAATTGCCTCTTAGTACCACTAGATAGGAAGCCGTCTCGGTGAGTGGGATTCCTGTTACACTCGATGCTAGGTCAGGGGATCGCCGGTTATCTAGCGAAATGTGAGGTGGAGCACGGAAATGAGCGAACTTATTGATGGTCGGGACAACGAAGTCCACGATGTCCCACTCAGTGGGACGGAGGTAGGTAACACTGCCGTAAAAGATCGAACTGCCGCTTCGGCTTTGGATCGGAGCCTTTCCATTCTGGATTTTCTGGCCACTACCAGAGGAGCGACGACCGGCGAGATAGCATCCGCAGTCCGAGTCAGCCGAAGCACGACGTACAGGCTGGTGGAGCGTCTGCGGCAGCGAGGCTATGTTGATGACATCGGCCGAGCGGGTGTCTGGCACCTAGGGCCGGCTGCTGCCCGTCTTGCGCTGGCTGCCGTGCAGTCCAGTGACGTGGCTCAGATTGCCCCGGAGTATCTGCGCATGCTGGTACAACAGACCAGGGAATCAGTAAATCTGGGAGTTCCGCGAGGCACAGAGATGGTCTTCATCTACCGCGACAAAGGCCCGCAGACCGTGGCGGTGCACGGTGACGTCGGTGCCCGAAGGCCAATGCACTGTACATCCGTCGGCAAGGCCTATCTGGCCGCACTTCCTGAGGGTGAGCGCGAACAGATCATGTCCAAAATTGTGTACCACCGCTTTACACCTCAAACAATCACAACCCGAGAGGAGCTGGAAGAGGAGATCAGCCGCACCATTGCCCGCGGCTGGTCCGAAGACCGCGGTGAAATAGATCCTTCCAGCACTTGCTGCGGGGCCGCCATCCGGGACAACCTGGGGCGCCCGGTTGCCGCCATCAGCGTTGCCGGAGTAACGGATCGAATTGGTCCGGAACTGTCCCGTATAGGTGCAGTCGTGGCCAGCACCGCTGAAGCAATTTCCCGTCGCCTGGGCTATGACCCTGCAATTACCCCACCCTCTACCGGATCCTGAAACGAGGTCACCTTGAAGATTGCCCGAGTAAGCCATGGCGGACAAAGTCGTTTAGCCGTGGACGAGGGAGGGGTCTGGAAGCTGCTGACCCAGACGGACCTGCTCTCAATCGTGGCCGGCGAAGCCCCCAATCTGGATGTAACAGCGGAACCGCTGCATATGCCACAACTGCTGGCTCCGTATCCTGGTGGCACCATTTTTGGAATCGGGCTCAACTACAGGGACACCATTACTGACATGGGCTTCCCTGTCCCGGAAACCCCGTACCTCTTCCCGAAACTCTCATCCAGCATCATCGGTCCTAACGCACCCATCGTTCTGGACGAGGAGATAACACAGGAAGCTGACTGGGAAGGCGAACTTGCTGTCATCATTGGCAGCCGTGCACGGAACGTCCACGCGGAGCGTGCCCTTGACTACGTCTTTGGGTACACAGCAGCAAACGACATTTCGGCACGGGACGTACAGAGGAGCGACCCGCAATGGGTCCGGGGCAAAGGACTGGACACGTTCTGTCCACTAGGGCCGATCATCATCACTTCGGACGAGATGCCCGATCCGCAGCAGGTGAGGATACGCACTTGGGTCAATGGGGACCTCGTCCAGGACGGAAACACTGCTGACATGCTGTTCGGTGTGAAGGAGCTCATTGCCTATCTGAGCCGGCAGTTCACTCTAAGGCCGGGAGACATCATTCTTTCCGGGACTCCTTCCGGATGCGGTGGCTTCATGAAGCCACCCAAGTTCCTCCATCCTGGGGACAGAACCACAGTCGAGGTCCAAGGGATTGGCAGCCTCATCAACCCTGTGGCAGCTGCCGTTCCCGTCATGTAGAACCTTAGGCCCTCCTCCTGCGCGCATCGTTGAATGTCTGGATTCAGGCCCATAAACTCTCGCGTTGAAAGCAGCCGGACCGGGCCTGCTCGAGCTCCGGCCAGCGACCGGAAACCTCTGCACCAAGAGCACTTGATGCGTGCAGATGTGTGGCGGTTAACCGTGTGGGACGTAGCTCATGAGTCGCTGTGCCATCACTATTGCTGCAGGGCGAAACGCCGCCCTACTGCCACGCAGCTGCCGTGCAATGGTCAGATCCATAGCCTGAAGTGTGGACGCCCCACTCCCTCGGCAGGGAACGTGACAACAACCCTTCAATTCGAGAGCCCAACCACCACGGTCAGATTTCAGGTGTCCGTGTCGAGAGGTATGGAGAGGGCTGGATGACAGATCGCCGCTGCACCCCTGCTCCTGCTAGCGGAAACGGTAATTGCGTTACCTGATACGCCCAACCGGCGCTGACTTGAGTGTGGGTGAGGGAGCGAATCAACCCGTTCGCCCTGCTGGGATCCGCTTCTCGGTCGCTGGCGGACCAGATCGAAGCCAAGACCGTAGCCGGACAAAACCACTTCGGCACGGCGTCTCCTCGCTCAACGTGGCCCACTACCGAGGTCACGCTCGATGTCGACGCTTCGGTGCCTATCCTGGGCCGTTGACTCCCCGCATCTGAACTCCAAAGAGAAACTGGACGTCAGAGTAGTCTCCACCTTTGTCCGAAGGGAATGGCAGGGCGCCGAGCACAAAACGGCGCTCGGGACATGGCCATACGCGTAGTAGACGGCGTCAACCTGCACTGGTTATCTGCCCATAGATCAGCCGAGTGTGATCATTGACCAGCTGATGGGATCGAGCTCTGCGACGAGGTGTCCGTCATGATGTGAGATGTTCTGCAGGGGCTGGGGCAGGACGGTGGAGCTGTCCTGTTCGGTGGCGAACCACAGCGGGTCGTGGTGGGAGTACGTCAATGCCTGATCGATTTCAAGGCTACCGAGCGCGGTCAGATCGAGGCTTATCCGCAGTCTCTCGGTGGTGTTGCGGTTGGTGGCGAAGATTGTGAGCTGTCCGGTTTCCGGATCGTGGGTGGCCACGGCTGAAAGGGAGGGCACCTCTCCATGTTGGGGGGAAGTAAATGACGGAGACTCGACGGCGAGTTGGAGAACCTGCCCTTGGGCGTTGGCGGAGGTGAGCGCGAAGGGATGGAAAGTGGTCTGTTTCCAGGCTGGGCCGTTGGGGCGGGTCATGATGGGCGCGATCACGTTGACGAGTTGGGCGAGGGAAGCGGCGTGGACCCGGTCTGTGTTGTTAAGCAGTGTGATGAGAAGATCGCCCACGACCACGGCATCGGCGACCGTGTAGAGGTCTTCGAGGAGGGGCGGGGCTTCGGGCCAGTCGGTACCTGTTGGGGCGGGGTTACGCGGCTGGCTGCCGTGCCAGATGTTCCATTCGTCGAAGGAGATGTGGACGTCCTTAGCGCTCTTCTTGACGCTCTTGACGTGGTCGATGTGAGCGGCGATGTCGTTGATGAATTGGTCCATGACAGCGCCGGCGGCGAGGTGGTCTTCGAGGATGCCGAGGTTCTCAAAGTAGTGATGCGCCGAGATGTAGTCCACTTGCTCGTAGGTTTCGGTCAGTACGGTGCGTTCCCATTCGCCGAAGGTGGGCATCTTGGACGAGGAACTTCCGCAGGCTACGAGGCGAAGTTTGTCTCCGCCGATCATACGCATGGCGCGGGCGGTTTCAGCGGCCAGCCGACCGTATTCCTCGGCTGTTTTGTGGCCGATTTGCCAAGGCCCGTCCATCTCGTTGCCCAGGCACCAGAAGGTGACGCCATAGGGTTCCTCGGAGCCGTTCTTCCTTCGGAGGTCGGAGAGTGCTGTCCCGGAGGCGATATTGCAGTATTCGAGGACGTCCAGAGCATCCTGTGTGCCGCGGGTTCCCAAATTAATCGCCATCATGGCCTCGACTCCGGCTTTGGCGCACCAATCCATGAAGTCGTCCAGGCCCACCTGGTTGCTTTCGGTGGTGTGCCATGCGAGGTCGAGGCGAACAGGCCGTTCACCCTTGGGCCCGATGCCGTCTTCCCATCGGTACCCTGAGACGAAGTTTCCGCCGGGGTATCGGACGGTGCTCACACCCAATTCCCGGGTAAGTTCGATCACATCGCCCCGCCACCCGGCGTCGTCGGCCGTGCGGTGGCCGGGCTCGTATATCCCCGTGTAGACGCACCTTCCGAGATGTTCAACGAACGCTCCGAACGTTTCCCGACGCACCGGCCCAACGACGAATGCCGGGTTGGCCGTTATCTTGGCTGCGGGCACGGGGAGGGTGTTTCCAGGTTCGGCATGGGGTGCTGTCCTTTCGAGTGGTTGCGCGTGTGTTGGATACGTGCGCGCTTGAGCTGTCAGCGGGCATTGGATGGTGCCACCAGGCGCAATGTTCACGGGTGAGCGGGGAGGCGGAGAAGTAGTCCGCGCCAGTAGTGTATCGATAAACGGAGCGTACGCCTAGAGGGCTGCGGCCCCGAGTTCGGGGGAGCGACTTGGCTGCGTCGCGGGAGCGCTCCGCCACGCCGGGAGTCCTGAAGAAACCTGGGTCGGAGCTCATTCGGGGCAGGGTGCTGCGGCCGGCGTATATCAGGGGCGGGCGAGTAATGAGAAGGAAGATAGCGAAAAAGCTTGACGGGTCACAAATCCCGTGTAACGATAAATGCGTTCCCCGCCACGGCCTCTGTAGCCAGTTTTTGGGGACCTCAGTTTATCGATACACGACTGCCAAGCCGGCCGTTTTGTAGCGCGTAGCAAGGAAGGTGCGCAGTATGAAGACATCAATAATTAACCGCCGGGGATTCCTCGGCCTTTCCGCGGCGGGCGTCGCCGCCGCCGCTCTCAGCGCATGCACAGTTAACTCCCCGGCCCCACCGGGAAGTGGCACGTCCGGCACGGGCGGCATCACTATTATGGGCAACGAAGGGGAGATCACCAAGGACGTGATCGCTGCGTGGCAGCAAAAGAACCCTGAAGCGCCGATTACCTTTGTCAAGTACGACGAGACCCGGCTGAATGCAATGCTCGCAGCTGGAAGCCCGCCGGACCTGGTACGTGGTGCGGGAGCCCAGATAACCCCCTACCTGGCAACGCGAAAGATCGCGAAGCCACTGGATGACTACATTGCGAAGAGCTCGCTCTTTAAGTCCTCCGATCTGGAATCCGTCAACGATGTGTGGAAGTGGGACGGTACCACCCAAGGCGCGGGGCAGACTTACGGACTGACCAAGGACTGGAGCCTGGACATGATGTTCTGGTACAACACGTCCGTCTTCGAGGAGGTGGGGGCCAAGGCTCCGGACAGCGCCAACCCACCCACATACGATGATCTGTTGGAAATCGCCAAGACCATGACCAAGTCCGAGGCCGGTAAGGTCACCCGATACGGTCTGTTCGCCACGAGTCCCGATGTGGCGGTCCTCCAGGGCATGCTCGCAACGGCTGGGGTCTCCTTGTTCAGCGAGGACTTCAAGAAGGTGGACTTCAGCACGCCTGAGGCACAGAAGGCCATCCGATGGCTAGGTGATGTGGCCACGGCCAAGGCAGGCTACACGTTAGTGGACCCCAACCCGGACGGCTGGGATTGGCCACCGTTCAGCGCCCAGCGTCAGGCCATGGCTGCGGGTGGCTACTGGGTGACCGGCATCGTGGGGGCGGACGCTACGGCTCCTGGCTTCGCCCGGATGGCGCCGGCCCCTTTGCTGGGCACGCAGCGTGTCAGTCCGACCACGAGCGCGACCGGGCACTGGATTCCGGAGAAGGCGAAGAACGCCGATGGCAGCTTCGCCTTCCTCGAGTGGTTCACTGCCGGGCAGCCGGCCGTAGACCGGGCTGCGACTGGCAGCGGCCTTCCTGTCATCAAGAGCCTGCGTTCGAACCTTCCTGCCAAGGAAGCCTTTCAGAAGGCTGCGCTGGAGGTGCAGAAGGAGGAAGACAAGTACGCCAAGGTCCTGAGCTTCTCCCCGTATGCGACTGTCACTGCCCTCACCGCAGCCGTCTCTGACCTGTTC
Above is a genomic segment from Arthrobacter sp. YN containing:
- a CDS encoding ABC transporter ATP-binding protein, translated to MNNPTTKPQLGQLRLQGVTRKFGEITALDHLDLTIQGGEFIALLGPSGCGKSTALGCLAGLLPLSEGAIWADDVRIDTLPSERREFGMVFQNYALFPHLSIRDNVGFGLKVRGVSKQETRSRVDEALTMVDLQEHASKLPGQLSGGQQQRVAIARAVVLRPRLVLMDEPLSNLDAKLRLQMRTEIRRLHQSLKLTTIYVTHDQEEALALADRVVVLRRSKVDQVGPPEEVYNRPINTYVASFMGFRNLFSVETSSPVGQQGIASVRSHGNTFQITAQQPIQAGRAIMAIRPEDFQLGPVDGNSLRVRAVVVEFSGHTFVVEGITEAGEVIHLRLKDRVSAGDTIEVGFSSHSALLFTGDACSDVVKAAVANQVEVFS
- a CDS encoding extracellular solute-binding protein; amino-acid sequence: MKYLKTLTAISLAAMVLVTGCGAPKPPSTANAAAGEVTLPTEPLTINVVDVAGNLQLSQTIFDNYQKEHPDLVKEFTFQKVNAPELVGKLQAQQKAGRLDIDLVLTGSDGMASGLKQDVWYDLLGQQKDKLPDPASIYDENVAKFQELANGKGLSFVFYPGGPLLEYDPAKVSDPPKTPQELLDWAKANPNKFFYARPANSGIGRAFLMGLPYMLGDKDPKDPVNGWEKTWAYLAELNQYIDYYPTGTAQTMTELAQGNRWMIPTTTGWDINPRAIGQVPAEMQVSAFDNFTWVGDGHFMTVPKGIEGQRLAVVLDFMKYALEPKQQAYTYDSGYLYPGPAVKNVPLSMAPQESQDLIKKFGRPLYDELIESRPLEIPLEADAMVSAFDLWDRNIGGSKVQKK
- a CDS encoding nuclear transport factor 2 family protein, encoding MNTTPPNPAAGYEALIRTYFDGCNEANVEKMAACFTQDAVHYFPPSMYGGAWIGGRLIAERWAQFVATKGSAWTIDRLVVAPDSHQAVIEWTHYKTLEGAILRGDEWYIFDEETGLIKEIRAYYAAAQHSDVAVSELEGFDYAGRGYHLSCPIPRQPTSSTPGA
- a CDS encoding ribonuclease activity regulator RraA, whose product is MSTDSQGVDQKVLETLAKVSTATLATQLFKHGLRQQFLVGVSPVGQVKEPFAGEAFTMRFIPAREDLDTLEGLADEDNLQWAGVEQLQPGHVMIIDSRSDISAASAGDMLVTRAMHRGAKAFITDGAFRDGYVLETLDIPTYARAITATTRLTSFHVADLQVPVGCAGVAVYPGDVVVGDADGVIIVPRALAAVIAEDALEQEHREAYLHTRVHNGESLLGVYPPNEKTMAEYQEWKASR
- a CDS encoding IclR family transcriptional regulator, which encodes MSELIDGRDNEVHDVPLSGTEVGNTAVKDRTAASALDRSLSILDFLATTRGATTGEIASAVRVSRSTTYRLVERLRQRGYVDDIGRAGVWHLGPAAARLALAAVQSSDVAQIAPEYLRMLVQQTRESVNLGVPRGTEMVFIYRDKGPQTVAVHGDVGARRPMHCTSVGKAYLAALPEGEREQIMSKIVYHRFTPQTITTREELEEEISRTIARGWSEDRGEIDPSSTCCGAAIRDNLGRPVAAISVAGVTDRIGPELSRIGAVVASTAEAISRRLGYDPAITPPSTGS
- a CDS encoding fumarylacetoacetate hydrolase family protein — its product is MDEGGVWKLLTQTDLLSIVAGEAPNLDVTAEPLHMPQLLAPYPGGTIFGIGLNYRDTITDMGFPVPETPYLFPKLSSSIIGPNAPIVLDEEITQEADWEGELAVIIGSRARNVHAERALDYVFGYTAANDISARDVQRSDPQWVRGKGLDTFCPLGPIIITSDEMPDPQQVRIRTWVNGDLVQDGNTADMLFGVKELIAYLSRQFTLRPGDIILSGTPSGCGGFMKPPKFLHPGDRTTVEVQGIGSLINPVAAAVPVM
- the arfA gene encoding arabinosylfuranosidase ArfA, which gives rise to MPAAKITANPAFVVGPVRRETFGAFVEHLGRCVYTGIYEPGHRTADDAGWRGDVIELTRELGVSTVRYPGGNFVSGYRWEDGIGPKGERPVRLDLAWHTTESNQVGLDDFMDWCAKAGVEAMMAINLGTRGTQDALDVLEYCNIASGTALSDLRRKNGSEEPYGVTFWCLGNEMDGPWQIGHKTAEEYGRLAAETARAMRMIGGDKLRLVACGSSSSKMPTFGEWERTVLTETYEQVDYISAHHYFENLGILEDHLAAGAVMDQFINDIAAHIDHVKSVKKSAKDVHISFDEWNIWHGSQPRNPAPTGTDWPEAPPLLEDLYTVADAVVVGDLLITLLNNTDRVHAASLAQLVNVIAPIMTRPNGPAWKQTTFHPFALTSANAQGQVLQLAVESPSFTSPQHGEVPSLSAVATHDPETGQLTIFATNRNTTERLRISLDLTALGSLEIDQALTYSHHDPLWFATEQDSSTVLPQPLQNISHHDGHLVAELDPISWSMITLG
- a CDS encoding twin-arginine translocation signal domain-containing protein, producing MKTSIINRRGFLGLSAAGVAAAALSACTVNSPAPPGSGTSGTGGITIMGNEGEITKDVIAAWQQKNPEAPITFVKYDETRLNAMLAAGSPPDLVRGAGAQITPYLATRKIAKPLDDYIAKSSLFKSSDLESVNDVWKWDGTTQGAGQTYGLTKDWSLDMMFWYNTSVFEEVGAKAPDSANPPTYDDLLEIAKTMTKSEAGKVTRYGLFATSPDVAVLQGMLATAGVSLFSEDFKKVDFSTPEAQKAIRWLGDVATAKAGYTLVDPNPDGWDWPPFSAQRQAMAAGGYWVTGIVGADATAPGFARMAPAPLLGTQRVSPTTSATGHWIPEKAKNADGSFAFLEWFTAGQPAVDRAATGSGLPVIKSLRSNLPAKEAFQKAALEVQKEEDKYAKVLSFSPYATVTALTAAVSDLFPKLVEGSLTAGQFADQANAKCNALLDEGVSRIGG